The genomic segment GTACAAATTAAATACACTTGAGCGTGAACAAAATCGTAAGAACCTAACAGAAGACTTGTTAAATATCGGGCAGCGCTGCGCTTCTTATGCTCGTATTGATTTTCGCAGTCATGGTGATTTTCTTTATGATGAACACGGTCTACCAAAGAAATGATA from the Deltaproteobacteria bacterium genome contains:
- a CDS encoding type II toxin-antitoxin system VapB family antitoxin; translated protein: MHLNIKDSEVHQLAVRLAQKTKKNITQAVKEALVYKLNTLEREQNRKNLTEDLLNIGQRCASYARIDFRSHGDFLYDEHGLPKK